A single Providencia manganoxydans DNA region contains:
- a CDS encoding DgaE family pyridoxal phosphate-dependent ammonia lyase, with translation MQSIYEKYQLKHVINASGRMTILGVSTPTPEVVERVTYGLNHYFEIKDLVNKTGDYIAKLLDVDSAVVVSCASAGIAQAVAAVIVRDDDDLLLNLHSSSKVVPREIVLPKGHNVNFGAPVDTMVTLGGGKVIEAGFANECSSAQLSAKITPQTAAILYIKSHHTVQKSMLSVNEAAAVARQHNVPLIVDAAAEEDLTSYYQSGADLVIYSGAKAIEGPTSGLVVGKKTYVEWVKRQSQGIGRAMKVGKEGILGLTLAIEQYLTATKETGAEMVERMSGFIEELNAIPAISARIVWDAAGRDIARAEISFDEKMIGKTTYQIMHELKQGDTAIYFREYKANEGKVEADIRSVSNQQLDVIAERIRLLVKGM, from the coding sequence ATGCAATCGATTTATGAAAAGTATCAGCTAAAACACGTGATTAACGCCTCTGGCCGCATGACCATTCTTGGCGTATCAACCCCAACCCCCGAAGTGGTTGAACGTGTCACTTATGGCCTTAATCACTATTTTGAAATTAAAGATTTAGTGAATAAAACAGGCGATTACATCGCAAAATTACTGGATGTTGACAGTGCCGTTGTCGTCTCTTGCGCCTCCGCCGGTATTGCACAAGCTGTTGCTGCGGTGATTGTGCGTGATGACGATGACTTGCTGTTAAATTTACACTCATCATCTAAAGTGGTCCCACGCGAAATTGTGCTACCAAAAGGTCACAACGTTAACTTCGGAGCCCCCGTCGATACCATGGTGACACTTGGCGGCGGTAAGGTGATTGAGGCAGGTTTTGCTAATGAATGTTCCTCAGCTCAACTTTCAGCGAAGATCACCCCACAAACCGCAGCTATTTTGTATATCAAGTCTCACCATACGGTACAGAAAAGTATGCTAAGCGTGAATGAAGCTGCCGCTGTTGCACGCCAACACAATGTCCCATTGATTGTTGACGCTGCCGCAGAAGAAGATCTGACTAGCTACTATCAATCAGGTGCTGATTTAGTGATTTACAGTGGTGCCAAAGCGATTGAAGGACCTACCAGCGGCCTCGTTGTGGGTAAAAAAACCTATGTTGAATGGGTAAAACGCCAAAGCCAAGGCATTGGCCGAGCCATGAAAGTCGGGAAAGAAGGCATTTTAGGATTAACACTGGCGATTGAACAATACTTAACGGCAACCAAAGAAACAGGGGCTGAAATGGTGGAACGCATGAGTGGTTTTATTGAAGAACTCAATGCGATCCCTGCAATTTCAGCGCGTATTGTATGGGATGCCGCTGGCCGTGATATTGCCCGTGCTGAAATTAGCTTCGATGAAAAAATGATTGGTAAAACCACCTACCAAATCATGCATGAATTAAAACAAGGGGATACCGCGATCTACTTCCGTGAATACAAAGCCAATGAAGGCAAAGTGGAAGCCGATATTCGCAGTGTTAGCAATCAACAACTTGACGTTATTGCAGAGCGTATCCGTTTGTTAGTAAAAGGAATGTAA
- a CDS encoding YraN family protein — MKPLKKTLQWLTGRYYENQVLAFLQQQGLTFVERNTRNRHGEIDLIMRDKSGWVFVEVRFRQNKQYGGAVMSVDAHKRKKLLATAKYWLAERQESFETTACRFDICAITDSQFEWIQNAFNDSEHVG, encoded by the coding sequence ATGAAACCACTTAAAAAAACATTACAATGGTTAACTGGTCGATACTATGAAAATCAAGTATTGGCCTTCCTGCAACAACAGGGGTTAACATTTGTTGAACGAAACACCAGAAATCGGCATGGTGAAATTGACCTTATTATGCGAGATAAGTCTGGTTGGGTATTTGTAGAAGTCCGTTTTCGTCAAAACAAGCAATATGGAGGCGCAGTAATGTCAGTTGATGCGCACAAACGCAAAAAACTGCTCGCAACTGCGAAATATTGGCTTGCTGAAAGACAAGAAAGCTTCGAAACTACCGCATGTCGTTTTGATATCTGTGCGATTACTGATAGTCAGTTTGAATGGATACAGAATGCCTTTAACGATAGTGAACATGTTGGTTAA
- a CDS encoding DUF4311 domain-containing protein has protein sequence MSETASFLEILGMSLIIGGLCGFGLGAGAARMFHAPTVQGMGAFRTLGELNACEGDPASHFSFGLGFFFNAWASSVAAGAFTQDVDHRIIPNWGAAALLSKNRNVAETLHNPKKMAIACTVIGALVVAFLNTTASAVPAALQTTAINVLVPAANLLVNTVMPVIFWLAAMDAGRRSGFWATLFGGCAQLIMGNAIPGLVLGILIGKGVDDNGWNRVTRTMMITVVLLFVLSGFFREFDLKMITSFHLDKPLWLEYIHGLLSGK, from the coding sequence ATGAGTGAAACTGCATCTTTCTTAGAAATATTGGGTATGTCCCTCATCATTGGCGGCCTATGCGGCTTTGGCCTTGGTGCGGGTGCAGCTCGAATGTTCCACGCTCCTACTGTTCAAGGGATGGGGGCATTCCGTACACTTGGCGAACTTAATGCTTGTGAAGGCGACCCTGCTTCTCACTTTTCATTTGGTTTAGGCTTTTTCTTCAACGCATGGGCATCATCCGTTGCTGCTGGGGCATTCACGCAAGACGTAGATCACCGCATTATCCCTAACTGGGGTGCGGCTGCCCTATTATCTAAAAACCGCAACGTCGCAGAAACTCTGCACAATCCTAAAAAAATGGCCATTGCCTGTACCGTGATTGGTGCTTTGGTGGTTGCCTTCTTAAACACCACTGCATCAGCGGTTCCTGCCGCGCTACAAACTACGGCGATCAACGTGTTAGTACCGGCGGCAAACCTGCTGGTTAATACCGTGATGCCAGTTATTTTCTGGTTGGCTGCGATGGATGCAGGTCGTCGTTCTGGCTTTTGGGCAACCCTGTTTGGTGGATGTGCACAGTTGATCATGGGCAACGCCATCCCTGGTCTGGTTCTCGGTATTCTTATCGGTAAAGGCGTTGATGACAACGGCTGGAACCGTGTTACTCGCACAATGATGATCACTGTCGTGCTACTGTTTGTTCTGAGTGGCTTCTTCCGTGAATTCGACCTGAAAATGATCACCTCTTTCCATCTGGATAAACCTCTATGGCTTGAATACATCCATGGACTGCTGAGCGGGAAATAA
- a CDS encoding amidohydrolase/deacetylase family metallohydrolase produces MYSLIIKQGKRIDGTLIDILIKDGKIEAAGPELACNQQAEKWIDLKGETYVSAGWIDSHAHCFTESPIYFDDPDLAGAAGGVTSLVDAGSVGADDIDKFYQLTQKSQTNVFSLLNISRIGIIAQNELSDMNNINETCFQQAIERHQGFIVGMKARMSKSVVGDNGIEPLIKAKQMQKKHRLPLMVHIGNNPPNIDEIADLLTRGDIITHCFNGKPNRILDEQGNLKPSIARALARGVILDVGHGGESFSFKVAEQAMRIGTYPDIISSDIYHRNRVNGPVYSLAFVMTKFLCMGFSAEKILRCVTEKAADLLALPAKGYLKPGFDADITLFDLKEERTELTDAEGEHRVGTQRFVPIAAIIGGKHIIHAEGESEHAIDL; encoded by the coding sequence ATGTATTCTTTAATCATCAAACAGGGTAAGCGTATCGATGGCACACTCATTGATATTCTTATCAAAGATGGAAAAATCGAAGCAGCAGGCCCTGAGTTGGCCTGCAACCAACAAGCTGAAAAATGGATTGACCTAAAAGGGGAAACCTACGTCAGTGCGGGATGGATTGATTCACATGCTCACTGTTTTACCGAGTCACCTATCTACTTCGATGACCCAGACTTAGCAGGTGCTGCGGGTGGTGTCACCTCACTGGTTGATGCAGGTAGTGTCGGTGCTGACGATATCGACAAGTTTTATCAGCTCACACAAAAATCTCAAACCAATGTGTTTTCATTATTAAACATCTCACGTATTGGCATTATTGCCCAAAACGAACTGTCTGATATGAACAATATCAATGAAACCTGCTTTCAACAGGCGATTGAACGCCATCAAGGATTCATTGTTGGCATGAAAGCACGGATGAGTAAAAGTGTTGTCGGTGACAATGGAATTGAGCCGCTGATCAAAGCCAAACAGATGCAGAAAAAGCACCGACTACCATTAATGGTACATATTGGTAATAACCCACCGAATATTGACGAAATTGCCGATTTACTGACGCGTGGCGATATTATTACCCACTGTTTCAATGGGAAACCCAATCGTATTTTGGACGAGCAAGGAAACTTAAAACCGTCTATTGCTCGTGCCTTAGCGCGCGGTGTGATCCTTGATGTAGGACACGGTGGTGAAAGTTTTAGTTTCAAAGTGGCAGAACAAGCCATGCGCATTGGCACCTACCCTGACATCATTAGTTCTGATATCTACCATCGCAACCGTGTTAACGGTCCTGTTTACAGCCTTGCCTTTGTCATGACTAAGTTTCTGTGCATGGGCTTTAGTGCTGAAAAAATCTTGCGCTGTGTAACAGAAAAAGCGGCTGACTTGTTAGCTTTACCGGCAAAAGGTTATTTAAAACCGGGCTTTGATGCTGACATCACACTGTTTGATCTCAAAGAAGAACGCACTGAGCTGACCGATGCAGAAGGTGAACATCGTGTAGGGACACAACGTTTTGTACCTATCGCAGCAATTATTGGTGGCAAACATATTATTCATGCAGAAGGCGAATCTGAACATGCAATCGATTTATGA
- the dagF gene encoding 2-dehydro-3-deoxy-phosphogluconate aldolase, with amino-acid sequence MKLSPNFYQNRVCLNVLAGSHQNAKDIYQAAETYVVVGVLSKNYPDLDSAIADMRIYAQETDNALSVGLGAGDPNQSTMVSLISKEIQPQHVNQVFTGAPISRALLGQDETFVNALVSPSGTVGMVKISTGPLSSQSPEGIVPVETAIMMLKDMGASSIKFFNMKGLTYIEEYKAVAQACAKYDFSLEPTGGIDLENFPQILQIALDAGVKKIIPHIYSSIIDKESGDTRPDDVRKLLEMVKQAVK; translated from the coding sequence ATGAAATTGTCACCAAACTTTTATCAAAACCGTGTTTGCCTAAACGTACTTGCTGGCAGCCATCAAAATGCCAAAGATATCTATCAAGCGGCTGAAACTTATGTTGTTGTTGGGGTTTTATCAAAAAACTACCCTGATTTAGACAGTGCCATTGCGGACATGCGTATCTATGCACAAGAGACAGACAATGCCTTGTCTGTTGGCTTAGGGGCTGGTGATCCAAACCAATCAACTATGGTTTCATTAATTTCTAAAGAAATCCAACCGCAGCATGTTAACCAAGTATTTACTGGCGCACCGATTAGCCGTGCGTTACTTGGACAAGATGAAACGTTCGTCAATGCTTTAGTCTCCCCAAGTGGCACTGTTGGTATGGTGAAAATCTCAACGGGCCCACTGAGTTCTCAATCCCCAGAGGGTATTGTACCTGTTGAAACTGCCATTATGATGTTAAAAGATATGGGCGCAAGTTCAATCAAGTTCTTCAATATGAAAGGATTAACTTACATTGAAGAATATAAAGCCGTTGCACAAGCCTGTGCTAAATATGATTTTTCTTTAGAGCCAACAGGCGGCATTGATTTAGAGAATTTCCCACAAATCTTGCAAATTGCCCTCGATGCTGGCGTGAAAAAGATCATTCCACACATTTACAGTTCAATCATTGATAAAGAAAGCGGCGACACCCGCCCAGACGATGTGCGTAAGTTACTAGAAATGGTTAAACAAGCCGTTAAGTAA
- a CDS encoding DUF4310 family protein, with translation MTTEINKQDFWYAEWSFPIFVGLLSAGIFAGTHMYVVYGFGAFNEVAFVAMLKAGLDTGVYGAVAAFGASFLFARIIEGSLVGILDIGGALQTGIGLGVPALFLAAGWDILVTNFWISLIIGLILGLIIGLIIVFARKFTIAQANSTFGADIMMGAGNTSGRFLGPLIILAAMAASIPIGIGSLIGALIFYVWQKPVAGGAILGAMLFGYFFPLAA, from the coding sequence ATGACAACTGAAATCAACAAACAAGACTTTTGGTACGCGGAATGGTCTTTCCCAATCTTTGTTGGGTTGCTATCAGCAGGGATCTTTGCCGGTACTCATATGTATGTCGTTTACGGGTTTGGGGCATTTAACGAAGTTGCCTTCGTGGCCATGTTAAAAGCAGGTTTAGATACAGGTGTTTACGGTGCAGTTGCTGCGTTTGGTGCTAGCTTCCTATTTGCTCGTATTATCGAAGGGTCATTAGTCGGTATCTTGGATATCGGTGGTGCCCTGCAAACCGGTATCGGCCTTGGTGTACCTGCGCTGTTCCTTGCAGCAGGTTGGGACATTTTAGTCACTAACTTTTGGATCTCACTGATAATAGGATTAATTCTTGGACTCATTATCGGTTTGATCATTGTATTCGCTCGTAAATTTACTATCGCGCAAGCCAACTCAACATTTGGTGCAGACATCATGATGGGTGCGGGTAATACATCAGGCCGTTTCTTAGGTCCATTGATTATCCTAGCCGCAATGGCCGCATCAATTCCTATTGGTATCGGTTCTTTGATTGGTGCACTGATCTTCTATGTATGGCAAAAACCGGTCGCTGGTGGCGCAATTTTAGGTGCGATGCTGTTTGGATATTTCTTCCCTCTCGCAGCCTAA
- the diaA gene encoding DnaA initiator-associating protein DiaA, whose translation MLDRIKVCFTESIQTQIAAAEALPDAISRAAMMMVQSLLNGNKILCCGNGASAATAQRFATSMIHRFETERPSLPALALNTDNAVLTAISGSKQPTEIYAKQVRALGQHGDVLMAISTHGNSSDIIKAVEAAVTRDMTIVALTGYDGGELAGLLGPQDVEIRIPSQRSVRIQEVHLLTVNCLCDLIDNTLFPHQDD comes from the coding sequence GTGCTGGATAGAATTAAAGTCTGTTTTACTGAAAGTATTCAAACTCAGATAGCGGCGGCAGAAGCACTGCCAGATGCTATATCACGTGCAGCAATGATGATGGTTCAATCACTGCTTAACGGTAACAAAATTTTGTGCTGCGGCAATGGAGCATCAGCGGCAACAGCACAACGCTTTGCGACGAGTATGATCCATCGGTTTGAAACTGAGCGCCCAAGCCTTCCTGCGCTTGCATTAAACACAGACAATGCCGTTTTAACCGCGATTTCTGGTAGCAAACAGCCAACAGAAATATACGCTAAACAGGTTAGAGCTCTCGGTCAGCATGGTGATGTTTTAATGGCGATCTCAACTCATGGTAATAGCAGTGACATTATCAAAGCCGTTGAAGCAGCAGTAACGCGTGATATGACAATTGTTGCACTGACAGGTTACGATGGCGGTGAACTTGCAGGTCTATTAGGACCTCAAGATGTTGAAATTCGCATCCCATCGCAACGCAGTGTCAGGATCCAAGAGGTCCACCTTCTTACAGTGAATTGTTTGTGTGATCTTATAGATAATACACTTTTCCCCCATCAGGATGATTAA
- a CDS encoding DUF4312 family protein, which produces MKKSIETVVRVSGQGDSKQKAIADALNSIQRTVLKESNDIILRIEPKDVAVVSAHSQSRTEKFLFVFLPRKREHFRVVLDVSLDVTLLSVNEIPFTEQ; this is translated from the coding sequence ATGAAGAAATCTATCGAAACGGTTGTGCGAGTCTCGGGTCAAGGCGACAGTAAGCAAAAAGCGATTGCTGATGCCCTGAACTCCATTCAACGCACCGTACTGAAAGAAAGCAATGACATTATCCTGCGAATTGAGCCCAAGGATGTTGCCGTTGTGAGTGCACACTCACAATCGCGGACAGAAAAATTTCTTTTCGTTTTTCTGCCCCGTAAACGTGAACATTTTCGTGTGGTGCTCGACGTTTCGCTAGATGTCACCCTACTTTCTGTCAACGAAATACCATTTACAGAACAATAA
- a CDS encoding penicillin-binding protein activator, which yields MRPSIFLHVKKGLVCTAMLSTLVLSGCQLTGDNKAPITPTTPEQISSEVSRYQSIIDSAQGKPSIDVLRAYISQETLLTEPTAHQANIDGTWQMLTQMTPEQVDGIGSDETTLAGWVDLLDIYLNNRDDAAALKAGVDDWKVRYAGHPAAQTPPNQLMQSTQPPVGKTPRIALFLPMSGQGKVFGEAIMQGFMDAQKGLPQAPATRAASTSTAEPANNNDVLDQIYAEVAAVTGNSSTTNDNEIVDSSLSIAATPTNNESVKVFDTNGKQLAQLLQQAQTEGFNLVVGPLLKPEVQAITQSGSPLSVLALNELDADKLQPRPNLCYFSLSPEDEAKNAASHMMADGKRVPLILVPSNDFGQRIAKAFTQEWQSKGGSTVLMQSFGSTASLKESINRGAGIRMTGTPVIVNSQPKAQSIDGQDYPAISQPEPQIASSGSIDAVYIVATRDELTLIKPMIEMAISSRQRPDIYASSRSNQAGNGADYRFEMDGVKFSDIPLLAGANNNLRKQAQQKLGNDYSLLRLYSLGIDAWSLANNYDQLQHNTQFRLQGASGALTVDNNCVVYRDLPWLQFSQGQIKLAK from the coding sequence ATGCGTCCTTCAATTTTTTTGCATGTAAAAAAAGGGTTAGTCTGCACAGCAATGCTATCTACTTTAGTACTGTCAGGCTGCCAACTCACAGGGGATAATAAAGCACCAATCACCCCAACGACACCTGAACAAATTAGCTCTGAAGTGAGTCGTTATCAGTCTATCATTGATTCTGCACAGGGTAAGCCATCCATTGATGTCCTACGCGCTTATATTAGCCAAGAAACATTGCTAACCGAGCCAACAGCTCACCAAGCCAATATTGATGGCACATGGCAAATGTTAACACAAATGACCCCTGAGCAGGTTGATGGGATTGGTTCAGATGAAACAACATTAGCCGGTTGGGTCGATTTACTTGATATTTATCTTAATAATCGTGATGATGCTGCGGCGCTCAAAGCAGGTGTCGATGATTGGAAAGTTCGCTATGCGGGACACCCTGCGGCACAGACTCCCCCTAATCAGCTAATGCAATCTACACAGCCTCCTGTTGGGAAAACCCCTAGAATTGCCCTTTTTCTGCCAATGAGCGGTCAAGGTAAAGTATTTGGTGAAGCCATCATGCAAGGTTTCATGGATGCCCAAAAAGGCTTACCTCAAGCTCCTGCAACCAGAGCTGCATCTACTTCTACTGCTGAACCCGCCAATAATAACGATGTATTAGATCAGATTTATGCGGAAGTCGCTGCCGTAACAGGTAATAGCAGCACAACCAATGATAATGAGATCGTTGATTCTTCATTAAGCATTGCAGCAACACCAACTAATAATGAAAGCGTCAAAGTCTTTGATACTAATGGTAAACAGCTTGCTCAGTTGCTACAACAAGCACAGACTGAAGGCTTTAATTTAGTGGTAGGTCCATTGCTAAAACCTGAAGTTCAAGCCATTACGCAATCAGGCTCACCACTGAGTGTATTAGCATTAAATGAATTAGATGCTGATAAACTGCAACCTCGTCCAAACTTATGTTATTTTTCGTTATCCCCTGAAGACGAAGCCAAAAATGCAGCAAGTCATATGATGGCTGATGGCAAAAGGGTCCCACTAATTTTAGTGCCATCCAATGACTTTGGTCAGCGTATAGCGAAAGCTTTTACCCAAGAGTGGCAATCTAAAGGTGGCTCAACAGTATTGATGCAATCTTTTGGCTCTACCGCTTCATTAAAAGAATCCATAAACCGTGGAGCAGGTATTCGCATGACAGGTACGCCTGTTATCGTTAATAGCCAACCAAAAGCACAATCGATTGATGGTCAAGATTACCCTGCCATTTCTCAACCTGAACCTCAAATTGCTTCATCAGGTTCTATCGATGCAGTGTATATCGTCGCAACACGTGATGAGCTCACTTTGATCAAACCTATGATCGAAATGGCGATTAGTAGCCGTCAACGCCCTGATATTTATGCAAGCTCTCGTAGCAATCAAGCTGGAAATGGTGCTGATTATCGTTTTGAAATGGATGGCGTCAAATTCAGTGATATCCCTCTGCTAGCGGGAGCAAATAATAATTTGCGTAAACAAGCACAGCAGAAATTAGGGAATGATTATTCGTTGTTACGTCTCTATTCTTTGGGAATAGATGCTTGGTCACTCGCAAATAACTACGATCAACTGCAACATAACACTCAATTCCGCCTTCAAGGCGCTTCTGGTGCCTTAACCGTCGATAATAATTGTGTTGTGTATCGTGATCTTCCTTGGTTGCAATTCAGTCAAGGTCAAATCAAATTGGCAAAATAA
- the rsmI gene encoding 16S rRNA (cytidine(1402)-2'-O)-methyltransferase produces the protein MNQPNQAVVMASTLYIVPTPIGNMGDITQRALDVLKHVDLVAAEDTRHSGMLLQNFAINARMFALHDHNEQQKADQLINRLQQGDSIALVSDAGTPLINDPGYHLVTRCREAGIRVVPLPGACAAITALSAAGLPSDRFCYEGFLPAKSKGRKDVLKSLEHETRTLIFYESTHRLLDSLADMVEVWGAERHVVLAREITKTWESIEGKPVGELLAWVKEDENRHRGEMVLIVEGYKANIEEDDISPDVIRTLNLLQQELPPKKAAAITAEIYGLKKNRLYKLMLDQANAGE, from the coding sequence ATGAATCAACCTAATCAAGCAGTGGTTATGGCATCCACGCTGTATATTGTGCCTACCCCTATCGGTAATATGGGCGATATCACGCAACGTGCGCTGGATGTTCTTAAACATGTTGACCTTGTCGCTGCCGAAGATACGCGGCATTCAGGCATGTTATTACAAAACTTTGCCATCAATGCACGTATGTTCGCCTTGCATGATCATAATGAACAGCAGAAGGCAGATCAATTAATTAACAGACTTCAACAGGGCGATAGTATCGCATTAGTTTCCGATGCAGGTACACCTTTAATTAATGATCCCGGCTATCATTTGGTCACTCGTTGCCGTGAAGCGGGTATTCGTGTTGTCCCGTTACCCGGCGCTTGTGCTGCAATTACGGCGCTTAGTGCAGCAGGTTTACCTTCTGATCGCTTCTGCTATGAAGGTTTTTTGCCCGCAAAAAGTAAAGGCCGTAAAGATGTTCTTAAGTCGCTTGAACATGAAACGCGTACATTAATTTTTTATGAATCAACGCATCGTTTACTCGATAGTTTAGCAGACATGGTTGAAGTGTGGGGAGCTGAACGTCACGTTGTATTGGCTCGAGAAATTACCAAAACGTGGGAATCGATAGAGGGCAAGCCTGTTGGTGAGTTGCTAGCATGGGTTAAAGAAGATGAAAACCGCCATCGCGGGGAAATGGTTCTGATTGTTGAAGGCTATAAAGCGAATATAGAAGAAGACGACATTTCACCTGATGTGATCCGCACATTAAATTTATTGCAGCAAGAGTTGCCTCCTAAAAAAGCGGCAGCAATCACGGCTGAAATTTATGGTTTGAAGAAGAATCGCCTTTATAAATTGATGCTTGATCAAGCAAACGCAGGGGAATAG